A single genomic interval of Tsukamurella paurometabola harbors:
- a CDS encoding aldehyde dehydrogenase family protein, producing the protein MTVYARPGAPGSLMSYQSRYDNLIGGEWVAPVKGQYFENPSPVTGQTFCEVARSTAEDIELALDAAHAAAPAWGKTSPTVRATILNKIADRMEANLEAIAVAESWENGKPVRETLNADIPLAIDHFRYFASCLRAQEGSLSEIDENTVAYHFHEPLGVVGQIIPWNFPILMAVWKLAPALAAGNAIVLKPAEQTPVSVLYLFSLIGDLLPPGVVNIVNGFGLEAGKPLASSKRIRKIAFTGETTTGKLIAGYAADNLIPVTLELGGKSPNVFFKDVMAANDDYQDKALEGFTMFALNQGEVCTCPSRALLEKPIFDEFLELGSIRTKSIIQGDPLDTDTMIGAQASKEQLEKILSYVDIGKNEGATLVTGGEAADLGGDLSGGYYMQPTIFSGDNSMRIFQEEIFGPVLAVTSFDGYDNAMEIANDTRYGLGAGVWSRNGDIAYRAGRDIQAGRVWTNTYHQYPAHAAFGGYKDSGIGRENHKMMLDHYQQTKNLLVSYAPGAQGFF; encoded by the coding sequence ATGACCGTTTACGCACGCCCCGGCGCCCCCGGCTCACTCATGAGCTACCAGTCGCGCTACGACAACCTGATCGGCGGCGAGTGGGTCGCGCCCGTCAAGGGCCAGTACTTCGAGAACCCGTCGCCCGTCACCGGCCAGACCTTCTGCGAGGTGGCCCGGTCGACCGCGGAGGACATCGAGCTGGCGCTCGACGCCGCGCACGCGGCCGCTCCCGCGTGGGGCAAGACCTCCCCGACGGTCCGCGCCACCATTCTCAACAAGATCGCCGACCGGATGGAGGCCAACCTCGAGGCCATCGCCGTGGCCGAGTCCTGGGAGAACGGCAAGCCGGTCCGCGAGACCCTCAACGCCGACATTCCCCTCGCGATCGATCACTTCCGCTACTTCGCCTCGTGCCTGCGCGCGCAGGAGGGCAGCCTGTCGGAGATCGACGAGAACACCGTCGCGTACCACTTCCACGAGCCGCTGGGCGTGGTCGGCCAGATCATCCCGTGGAACTTCCCGATCCTCATGGCCGTGTGGAAGCTGGCGCCCGCGCTGGCCGCCGGCAACGCGATCGTGCTCAAGCCGGCCGAGCAGACCCCGGTGTCGGTGCTGTACCTGTTCTCGCTCATCGGCGACCTGCTGCCCCCGGGCGTGGTGAACATCGTCAACGGCTTCGGCCTGGAGGCCGGCAAGCCGCTGGCGTCGAGCAAGCGGATCCGGAAGATCGCCTTCACCGGCGAGACCACCACGGGCAAGCTGATCGCCGGCTACGCCGCCGACAACCTCATCCCCGTCACCCTGGAGCTGGGCGGCAAGAGCCCGAACGTCTTCTTCAAGGACGTCATGGCCGCGAACGACGACTACCAGGACAAGGCCCTCGAGGGCTTCACGATGTTCGCGCTCAATCAGGGCGAGGTCTGCACCTGCCCGTCGCGTGCGCTCCTGGAGAAGCCGATCTTCGACGAATTCCTCGAGCTCGGCTCGATCCGTACCAAGTCGATCATCCAGGGCGACCCGCTGGACACCGACACGATGATCGGCGCGCAGGCGTCGAAGGAGCAGCTGGAGAAGATCCTCTCGTACGTCGACATCGGCAAGAACGAGGGCGCGACGCTGGTCACCGGCGGCGAGGCGGCCGATCTGGGCGGTGACCTGTCGGGCGGCTACTACATGCAGCCCACGATCTTCTCGGGCGACAACAGCATGCGGATCTTCCAGGAGGAGATCTTCGGCCCGGTGCTCGCGGTGACGTCGTTCGACGGCTACGACAACGCGATGGAGATCGCCAACGACACCCGCTACGGCCTCGGCGCCGGCGTGTGGTCGCGCAACGGCGACATCGCGTACCGCGCGGGCCGCGACATCCAGGCCGGCCGCGTGTGGACGAACACCTACCACCAGTACCCGGCGCACGCGGCCTTCGGCGGCTACAAGGACTCGGGCATCGGTCGTGAGAACCACAAGATGATGCTCGACCACTACCAGCAGACCAAGAACCTGCTGGTGTCGTACGCGCCGGGCGCACAGGGCTTCTTCTGA
- a CDS encoding helix-turn-helix domain-containing protein: MVTGSPAVASAGAAARLHSMFVDGAVDEAALRASQLRHLIAESWQRSRAVGVNPDGAAPSSGDGALDALRARHPLSGVMPVIRRLLVDDSAGAMVAVGDRDGTLLWVEGDGAAVRRAAAMNFIPGANWSETAAGTNAPGTALALDTEVQIAGSEHFARRAHRWNCTAVPVHDPVTRTPIGVLDVTGGPEVATPQALALVRAAALAVEGQLAILRLAPPAPAAAPRLRLLGGRPVLEKDGREVPLTGRHADILALLARHPEGLTADHLALLLDERDLDVVTVRAEVSRLRKTVGADLLGSRPYRLLGRLDSDADDAAHAIREGRVADALAVYRGPLLPNSAAPGVARLRTELAGSLRSAVLASRDLGLLRRWLDLPDARDDEHGWRVLRAHGDARARAEADGRLAAIAIDLV; encoded by the coding sequence ATGGTGACCGGTTCCCCCGCCGTCGCGTCCGCTGGTGCGGCCGCGCGGCTGCACAGCATGTTCGTCGACGGTGCGGTCGACGAGGCCGCGCTGCGCGCGTCCCAGCTGCGGCACCTCATCGCCGAGAGTTGGCAGCGCAGCCGCGCCGTGGGCGTGAACCCGGACGGCGCGGCACCGTCGTCGGGCGACGGTGCGCTCGACGCGCTGCGGGCCCGGCACCCCCTCTCCGGTGTGATGCCGGTGATCCGCCGCCTGCTCGTGGACGATTCCGCCGGTGCGATGGTGGCCGTGGGCGACCGCGACGGCACGCTGCTGTGGGTGGAGGGCGACGGTGCCGCCGTGCGCCGGGCCGCGGCGATGAATTTCATTCCGGGGGCGAACTGGAGCGAGACGGCGGCCGGGACCAACGCGCCCGGCACGGCGCTCGCGTTGGACACCGAGGTGCAGATCGCGGGGTCGGAGCACTTCGCACGCCGCGCCCACCGGTGGAACTGCACCGCCGTGCCCGTGCACGACCCGGTGACCCGTACGCCGATCGGGGTGCTCGACGTGACGGGCGGCCCCGAGGTGGCGACGCCGCAGGCCCTGGCGCTGGTGCGCGCCGCCGCGCTGGCGGTCGAGGGTCAGCTGGCGATCCTCCGGCTGGCCCCGCCCGCCCCGGCCGCGGCGCCCCGGCTCCGCCTGCTGGGCGGTCGCCCGGTGCTGGAGAAGGACGGGCGCGAGGTGCCGCTCACCGGGCGGCACGCCGACATCCTCGCGCTGCTCGCGCGGCATCCCGAGGGCCTCACCGCCGACCACCTCGCGCTGCTCCTCGACGAGCGCGACCTCGACGTCGTCACGGTCCGTGCGGAGGTGTCGCGGCTGCGCAAGACGGTCGGCGCCGACCTGTTGGGGTCGCGCCCGTACCGGCTGCTGGGCCGGCTGGACTCGGACGCCGACGACGCGGCGCACGCGATCCGCGAGGGCCGGGTCGCGGACGCGCTCGCCGTCTACCGCGGGCCGCTGTTGCCCAATTCGGCGGCGCCGGGCGTCGCACGGCTCCGCACCGAGCTGGCGGGCAGCCTCCGCTCGGCGGTGCTGGCCAGCCGGGACCTGGGCCTGCTCCGACGGTGGCTCGACCTCCCCGACGCGCGCGACGACGAGCACGGCTGGCGGGTGCTGCGGGCGCACGGCGATGCGCGCGCCCGCGCCGAAGCGGACGGCCGTCTCGCGGCGATCGCGATCGACCTGGTCTGA
- a CDS encoding nucleoside deaminase yields MGFALEAAGLAGPEDVPVGAAVLGPDGAVLALAGNRREQLGDPTAHAEILAIREAVTRFGDGWRLGGCTLAVTLEPCAMCAGALVAARIGHLVFGAFEPKTGAVGSVWDVVRDPRVTHRVTVRGGVREAECAALLTEFFAPHRS; encoded by the coding sequence ATGGGTTTCGCGCTCGAGGCCGCGGGGCTCGCCGGGCCGGAGGACGTGCCCGTCGGTGCCGCGGTCCTCGGCCCCGACGGGGCCGTGCTGGCGCTCGCCGGGAACCGTCGGGAGCAGCTCGGCGACCCGACCGCGCACGCGGAGATCCTCGCGATCCGCGAGGCGGTGACGCGGTTCGGCGACGGCTGGCGGCTCGGCGGCTGCACCCTCGCGGTCACCCTCGAACCGTGCGCCATGTGTGCCGGCGCCCTGGTCGCGGCCCGCATCGGCCACCTCGTCTTCGGCGCCTTCGAGCCCAAGACCGGCGCGGTCGGCTCGGTGTGGGACGTGGTCCGCGACCCCCGCGTGACCCACCGGGTGACGGTGCGCGGCGGCGTCCGGGAGGCCGAGTGCGCCGCCCTGCTCACGGAGTTCTTCGCCCCGCACCGCTCCTGA
- a CDS encoding PIN domain-containing protein — translation MTFHALDSSVLLPMLMNWHPAHDELRGSVRLVESVLPSHVLLEAFSVLTRLPAPHRISPAEASETIEDFGLQVIGFPTADMRTFIARLGAKGVRGGAIYDAFVGATAAHADVPLLTRDRRAIPTYEAVGATYRTV, via the coding sequence ATGACTTTCCACGCCCTCGATTCGAGTGTGCTGCTTCCGATGCTGATGAATTGGCATCCGGCGCACGACGAGCTCCGTGGTTCGGTCCGTTTGGTTGAGAGCGTTCTGCCGTCCCACGTGCTCCTTGAGGCCTTCTCCGTGCTCACGCGACTACCCGCACCCCACCGGATTTCTCCGGCGGAGGCTTCGGAGACGATCGAGGACTTCGGGTTGCAGGTGATCGGCTTTCCGACCGCTGACATGCGCACGTTCATTGCGCGACTGGGTGCGAAGGGTGTTCGCGGTGGAGCGATCTACGATGCATTCGTCGGTGCCACTGCCGCCCACGCTGACGTTCCGCTGTTGACCCGTGATCGTCGTGCAATTCCGACGTACGAGGCGGTCGGGGCTACGTACCGGACGGTGTGA
- a CDS encoding RidA family protein — MGKAQLHGSDQLTTAVAHAYSATVPAGDTLHVAGVAPLDQGGTTLAPGDVQGQVRAAVANLRVILGERGAELSDVARLTVFVAEHLQVDLQVAADTLAEVFVDLPPVSIVGVSRLRYDDQVVELEAVAAL; from the coding sequence ATGGGGAAGGCGCAGCTCCACGGCTCGGACCAGCTGACCACCGCGGTCGCGCACGCGTACAGCGCGACGGTGCCCGCGGGCGACACTCTGCACGTCGCCGGGGTCGCACCCCTCGACCAGGGCGGCACCACCCTGGCGCCCGGCGACGTGCAGGGCCAGGTCCGCGCCGCCGTCGCCAACCTGCGGGTGATCCTGGGGGAGCGCGGCGCCGAGCTGTCCGACGTCGCGCGGCTCACCGTCTTCGTCGCCGAGCACCTCCAGGTGGATCTGCAGGTCGCCGCCGACACCCTGGCCGAGGTCTTCGTCGACCTGCCGCCCGTGTCGATCGTCGGCGTCAGCCGGCTGCGGTACGACGATCAGGTGGTCGAACTCGAGGCCGTCGCCGCGCTGTAG
- a CDS encoding CocE/NonD family hydrolase: MVTSRSGRANARLSGVRFPRWDRSPALPAPSGGEHHPRVDHTLPLGDPTGGADALAWREAVDGRLTYPRVHIDRNVDIRMSDGVVLRATVVRPAELDGVPVTRPYPAILNLNPYNRMVVDAIDETTHAAFVGPALTNASRTLTGGTVDFSGGLLQGFGINRRLVRSGYVQVIVDVRGTGTSHGVWQILGAREQQDSIEVLRWARAQDWCDGTLGMGGWSYSAINSLQAAGHAPEGLGAVFAIEGSEDIVRDIYITGGLPSVFIPLWLGAVNALKWLYNPRTLLRDTVNGNVLRWLHSRLTSPATEISSVVTGVLTGRDPRVNDNPYFTERNAKIEAITAPTFLFGGWHDLFGRSTPRMYSRLNLPAGRKQMVITDGFHFDMGAGFGGTQAPPRIDVLERAWYDRWLKGIDNGVDRYGPVTLQQQGGGWSAGEAFPRAGARTQRLYATPASSGTAGHAKYDGGLATYPSRRRASASTRIDLRGLASPELTHVLAGLTKAVPALESAGMQERGAISFTSPPAAVPVQLSGSINVHLVTQCEGEEAIWTVTVNDVAPDGTSTVLSGGALMASNRAVDPARSSYDLDGELLGAFHPLTWSAKQRVVPGETIELDIDVVPTDALLEEGHRLRVDVYAGSVPRYLATVPDLVKTRFGKQTVLLSPEQPSYVSLQIVGDPGW, encoded by the coding sequence ATGGTGACCAGCCGATCCGGTAGAGCGAACGCGCGACTGTCCGGCGTGCGCTTCCCGCGCTGGGATCGCAGCCCCGCGCTGCCCGCCCCGTCGGGCGGTGAGCACCACCCGCGCGTCGACCACACGCTCCCCCTCGGCGACCCCACCGGCGGCGCCGACGCCCTGGCCTGGCGCGAGGCGGTCGACGGCAGGCTCACGTACCCCCGGGTCCACATCGACCGCAACGTCGACATCCGCATGTCCGACGGGGTGGTCCTGCGGGCCACCGTCGTGCGGCCGGCGGAGCTCGACGGGGTGCCCGTCACGCGGCCCTATCCGGCGATCCTCAACCTCAACCCGTACAACCGCATGGTGGTCGACGCGATCGACGAGACCACCCACGCGGCGTTCGTCGGCCCGGCGCTGACCAACGCCTCGCGGACGCTCACGGGCGGGACCGTCGACTTCTCGGGCGGCTTGCTGCAGGGCTTCGGCATCAACCGGCGCCTGGTGCGCAGCGGCTACGTGCAGGTGATCGTCGACGTCCGGGGCACCGGTACCTCGCACGGGGTGTGGCAGATCCTCGGCGCGCGCGAGCAGCAGGACTCGATCGAGGTGCTGCGCTGGGCGCGCGCGCAGGACTGGTGCGACGGCACGCTCGGCATGGGCGGCTGGTCGTACTCCGCGATCAATTCGCTGCAGGCCGCGGGGCACGCGCCGGAGGGGCTGGGCGCGGTCTTCGCGATCGAGGGCAGCGAGGACATCGTCCGCGACATCTACATCACGGGCGGTCTCCCGTCGGTGTTCATCCCGTTGTGGCTGGGCGCGGTGAACGCCCTGAAGTGGCTGTACAACCCGCGCACCCTGCTCCGCGACACGGTCAACGGCAACGTCCTCCGCTGGCTGCACAGCCGCCTGACCTCCCCCGCGACGGAGATCTCGTCCGTGGTGACGGGCGTGCTGACCGGCCGCGACCCCCGCGTGAACGACAACCCGTACTTCACCGAGCGGAACGCGAAGATCGAGGCGATCACGGCCCCGACCTTCCTGTTCGGCGGCTGGCACGACCTCTTCGGCCGTAGCACGCCGCGCATGTACTCGCGCCTGAACCTCCCGGCGGGGCGCAAGCAGATGGTGATCACGGACGGTTTCCATTTCGACATGGGCGCCGGATTCGGCGGCACCCAGGCGCCGCCGCGCATCGACGTGCTCGAGCGGGCCTGGTACGACCGCTGGCTCAAGGGCATCGACAACGGCGTCGACCGGTACGGCCCCGTCACGCTGCAGCAGCAGGGCGGCGGCTGGAGCGCCGGCGAGGCCTTTCCCCGCGCCGGGGCCCGTACCCAGCGGCTCTACGCCACCCCGGCATCGTCGGGCACGGCCGGGCACGCGAAGTACGACGGCGGCCTCGCGACCTACCCCTCGCGCCGGCGCGCGTCCGCGTCCACGCGGATCGACCTGCGCGGCCTGGCCTCGCCCGAACTGACGCACGTGCTCGCCGGCCTCACGAAGGCCGTCCCGGCGCTGGAGAGCGCCGGGATGCAGGAGCGCGGCGCGATCTCCTTCACCTCGCCTCCCGCCGCGGTGCCGGTGCAGCTCAGCGGCTCGATCAACGTCCACCTGGTGACGCAGTGCGAGGGCGAGGAGGCGATCTGGACGGTCACCGTCAACGACGTGGCGCCCGACGGCACGTCGACGGTGCTCTCCGGCGGCGCCCTCATGGCCTCGAACCGGGCCGTCGATCCCGCGCGCAGCAGCTACGACCTCGACGGCGAGCTGCTCGGCGCCTTCCACCCGCTCACCTGGTCGGCGAAGCAGCGGGTGGTGCCGGGCGAGACGATCGAACTCGACATCGACGTGGTGCCCACCGATGCCCTGCTCGAGGAGGGCCACCGCCTGCGCGTGGACGTGTACGCGGGCAGCGTGCCCCGCTACCTCGCGACGGTCCCCGACCTGGTGAAGACCCGGTTCGGCAAGCAGACGGTGCTGCTCAGCCCCGAGCAGCCGTCGTACGTGAGCCTGCAGATCGTGGGCGATCCGGGCTGGTGA
- a CDS encoding DUF6918 family protein translates to MSLTTTLLDPARQPAVVADFASVVEAEVNDKSGLSGTVIKTAYTAVKKVSPNVIESALTKLLPDFAAALDPFWTEFQAQGPGDFGQFLAARGDQVGDALLAVTDKKAESTSQPALRKAYSSLRGKAKENVVAALPRVGAAVQKNAA, encoded by the coding sequence ATGTCGCTGACCACCACGCTCCTCGATCCCGCGCGCCAGCCGGCCGTCGTCGCCGACTTCGCGTCGGTCGTCGAAGCCGAGGTGAACGACAAGAGCGGACTGTCGGGCACCGTCATCAAGACCGCGTACACCGCGGTCAAGAAGGTCTCGCCGAACGTCATCGAGTCGGCGCTGACCAAGCTCCTCCCCGACTTCGCCGCGGCGCTCGACCCCTTCTGGACCGAGTTCCAGGCGCAGGGCCCCGGCGACTTCGGACAGTTCCTCGCCGCGCGCGGTGACCAGGTGGGCGACGCCCTGCTCGCGGTGACCGACAAGAAGGCCGAGTCCACCAGCCAGCCCGCGCTGCGCAAGGCCTACTCGAGCCTGCGCGGCAAGGCCAAGGAGAACGTCGTGGCGGCGCTGCCCCGCGTCGGCGCGGCCGTCCAGAAGAACGCCGCCTGA
- a CDS encoding prephenate dehydrogenase — protein sequence MSTPHSDVPVCVLGLGLIGGSILRALGRAGRPAYGWNRSVAAVDDAGAAGFDASSDLAATLRRADADGHVIVVAVPVPALDGVLAAVAEHAPNAWLTDAVSVKGDVARRVAAAGLTGRYAGGHPMAGTAHSGWEATDAALFDGATWVVTADDETPAQAWRLAATVGLDCGAVIVPAGSAEHDAAVARISHSVHVVAEAVAITAELDPAAKQLALSLAASSFRDVTRVAGTAPSLVNAMCEANAAALLDALDDTIAELQAARAELAGHGTVGAITERGYAARKRYENARRTPFLPVLDGAGWQRALRAAGHAGGVITALG from the coding sequence GTGTCCACTCCTCATTCCGACGTCCCGGTGTGCGTCCTCGGCCTCGGCCTGATCGGCGGCTCGATCCTCCGTGCGCTGGGCCGCGCGGGCCGCCCCGCCTACGGCTGGAACCGCTCGGTCGCCGCGGTCGACGACGCCGGTGCCGCCGGCTTCGACGCCTCCTCCGACCTCGCGGCGACCCTGCGTCGCGCCGACGCCGACGGTCACGTCATCGTCGTCGCGGTGCCCGTCCCCGCGCTCGACGGCGTGCTCGCCGCGGTCGCCGAGCACGCCCCGAACGCCTGGCTGACCGACGCGGTGAGCGTCAAGGGCGACGTCGCGCGTCGCGTCGCCGCCGCGGGCCTGACCGGCCGCTACGCGGGCGGGCATCCCATGGCCGGGACGGCCCACTCCGGCTGGGAGGCCACCGACGCCGCACTGTTCGACGGGGCGACCTGGGTGGTCACCGCCGACGACGAGACGCCCGCGCAGGCCTGGCGCCTGGCCGCGACCGTCGGGCTGGACTGCGGCGCGGTCATCGTCCCCGCCGGCTCCGCCGAACACGACGCGGCCGTCGCGCGGATCTCGCACTCGGTGCACGTGGTCGCGGAGGCCGTCGCGATCACCGCGGAACTCGACCCGGCCGCGAAACAGCTGGCCCTGTCGCTCGCGGCGAGCAGCTTCCGCGACGTCACCCGGGTCGCGGGCACGGCCCCGTCGCTGGTGAACGCGATGTGCGAGGCGAACGCCGCGGCCCTGCTCGACGCCCTCGACGACACCATCGCGGAACTGCAGGCCGCGCGGGCGGAACTCGCCGGGCACGGCACCGTCGGCGCGATCACCGAGCGCGGCTACGCCGCGCGCAAGCGGTACGAGAACGCCCGCCGCACCCCGTTCCTCCCCGTGCTCGACGGGGCGGGGTGGCAGCGGGCGCTGCGCGCGGCCGGTCACGCCGGGGGCGTGATCACGGCGCTCGGCTGA
- a CDS encoding putative glycolipid-binding domain-containing protein: protein MSTPSSADAVATVITGASWPRILTWRSEDGNLLESVRVQLTGDRIKAYGRIIAAPSADGPAFNASYDLVTDDEGITKRLSVHALTEAGEAQVTIARDGENHWLVQGAQGSERGFFSGALSVDVLKSAFFNALTIRRFDLQSHPEEIDVPVVYVDLPSLAVKETVINYDGAADGITVISPISSSKVSVDADGFIIDYPGLSSRVE from the coding sequence GTGAGTACCCCTTCATCCGCAGACGCAGTGGCCACCGTGATCACCGGCGCGAGCTGGCCCAGGATCCTCACCTGGCGGTCCGAGGACGGGAACCTCCTCGAGTCGGTGCGCGTGCAGCTCACGGGCGACCGGATCAAGGCCTACGGCCGCATCATCGCGGCCCCGTCGGCCGACGGCCCCGCCTTCAACGCCTCGTACGACCTGGTCACCGACGACGAGGGCATCACCAAGCGGCTCTCCGTGCACGCCCTCACCGAGGCCGGCGAGGCGCAGGTGACCATCGCCCGCGACGGCGAGAACCACTGGCTCGTCCAGGGCGCGCAGGGCTCCGAGCGCGGCTTCTTCTCCGGCGCACTCAGCGTCGACGTGCTCAAGTCCGCCTTCTTCAACGCCCTCACGATCCGCCGGTTCGACCTGCAGAGTCACCCGGAGGAGATCGACGTGCCGGTCGTGTACGTCGACCTGCCCAGCCTCGCGGTCAAGGAGACCGTCATCAACTACGACGGTGCCGCCGATGGCATCACGGTGATCTCGCCGATCAGCAGCTCGAAGGTGTCCGTGGACGCCGACGGCTTCATCATCGACTACCCGGGCCTGTCGTCCCGCGTCGAGTAG
- a CDS encoding DUF2306 domain-containing protein → MKKLLVGALLVLVFLAYSLPPYLTGGSRVPLDDQPNWYYGLLVGHILLGSVAMLAGLVQLGRRWFAKYHWIAGRIYVACALPVGLAAIAIGTVTPFGPVNAASNVTLGSLMLLFTALGVRAIVGRDVAAHRRWMLRSAALMYSVIINRILGPVAFLVLDAAGVPESFMDAWGPAIVAWPSWLIAIGFCEWWLRRTPRRRTPGTQPRNAKDPLRPGSERVSLSGGGGI, encoded by the coding sequence ATGAAGAAACTGCTGGTGGGCGCCCTGCTGGTGCTCGTCTTCCTCGCCTACTCCCTTCCTCCCTACCTCACCGGCGGCAGCCGCGTCCCGCTCGACGACCAGCCGAACTGGTACTACGGGCTGCTCGTCGGGCACATCCTGCTCGGGTCCGTCGCGATGCTCGCCGGGCTGGTGCAGTTGGGGCGCCGCTGGTTCGCGAAGTACCACTGGATCGCGGGCCGGATCTACGTCGCGTGCGCGCTGCCCGTCGGGCTCGCGGCCATCGCGATCGGCACGGTGACGCCGTTCGGGCCGGTCAACGCCGCGTCCAACGTGACGCTGGGCTCGCTGATGCTGCTGTTCACGGCGCTCGGCGTGCGCGCGATCGTCGGGCGCGACGTCGCCGCGCACCGCCGGTGGATGCTGCGCAGCGCGGCGCTGATGTACTCGGTCATCATCAACCGGATCCTGGGCCCGGTCGCGTTCCTCGTGCTCGACGCCGCCGGCGTGCCGGAGTCCTTCATGGACGCCTGGGGGCCGGCGATCGTCGCCTGGCCGAGCTGGCTCATCGCGATCGGCTTCTGCGAGTGGTGGCTGCGGCGCACCCCGCGGCGCCGCACGCCGGGCACGCAGCCCCGAAACGCGAAAGACCCCCTCCGACCGGGGTCGGAGAGGGTCTCTCTCAGCGGTGGCGGAGGGATTTGA
- a CDS encoding tRNA adenosine deaminase-associated protein, whose amino-acid sequence MAAETSPERYDDTDGYAVAVTRGETTWTVHLLDPGALGSIAKAEQELKGLRATGAVFGLLNVDDEYFVIVRPGPSGTRLLLSDATAAVFDELAVQALERLNVEVPDIDPEEIEDTDPWPEGDLGILGDLGLGEQELSVLLADPDLYPDEQLQVIAERLRFDSELGAILDSLG is encoded by the coding sequence ATGGCCGCAGAGACCTCACCGGAGCGCTACGACGACACCGACGGCTACGCCGTGGCCGTGACCCGCGGGGAGACCACCTGGACGGTGCACCTGCTCGACCCGGGGGCGCTGGGCAGCATCGCCAAGGCCGAGCAGGAGCTCAAGGGGCTGCGCGCGACGGGCGCGGTGTTCGGCCTGCTCAACGTCGACGACGAGTACTTCGTGATCGTCCGGCCCGGCCCGTCGGGCACGCGGCTCCTGCTGTCCGACGCGACCGCCGCCGTCTTCGACGAACTGGCCGTGCAGGCGCTGGAGCGGCTCAACGTCGAGGTGCCGGACATCGACCCCGAGGAGATCGAGGACACCGACCCGTGGCCCGAGGGGGATCTCGGCATCCTCGGCGACCTCGGGCTGGGCGAGCAGGAGCTCAGCGTGCTGCTCGCGGACCCGGACCTCTACCCCGACGAGCAACTGCAGGTGATCGCGGAGCGGCTCCGGTTCGACTCCGAGTTGGGTGCGATCCTCGATTCGCTCGGCTAG